A window of Micrococcus endophyticus contains these coding sequences:
- a CDS encoding DUF4191 domain-containing protein translates to MTKNSQPPASSSGSTSADLKQVKAMQRDRRRRVKEETRAQRRDKRANRGPGIIAQLKQAYAMTKANDPKVGLWMLLAFVGVLVLGLVIGLLLNNWITWLLIAIPFGVLAAVVILNRKARRAGFAQLEGRPGAAGAALSTLGRGWIVPEQPVAVNPKTQDVVYRAVGRPGVVLVTEGPSNRIAALVGKEEKAMRRFLPGVPVTVVEAGNGQGQVPLHELPRTLKSMKKALTAQEVQAVDKRVNALNVNRLPIPKGVDPMKARPSRRAMRGR, encoded by the coding sequence ATGACGAAGAACAGCCAGCCCCCCGCGTCCTCCTCCGGCTCCACCTCGGCCGACCTCAAGCAGGTCAAGGCCATGCAGCGCGACCGCCGCCGTCGCGTCAAGGAGGAGACCCGCGCCCAGCGTCGGGACAAGCGTGCCAACCGGGGCCCCGGCATCATCGCCCAGCTCAAGCAGGCGTACGCCATGACCAAGGCGAACGACCCGAAGGTCGGCCTGTGGATGCTGCTGGCGTTCGTGGGCGTGCTCGTCCTCGGCCTCGTCATCGGCCTGCTGCTCAACAACTGGATCACCTGGCTGCTGATCGCCATCCCGTTCGGCGTGCTGGCCGCCGTCGTGATCCTCAACCGCAAGGCCCGCCGCGCCGGCTTCGCCCAGCTCGAGGGCCGCCCGGGCGCCGCCGGCGCCGCGCTGTCCACACTGGGCCGCGGCTGGATCGTGCCCGAGCAGCCCGTGGCCGTGAACCCCAAGACCCAGGACGTGGTCTACCGCGCCGTGGGCCGTCCCGGCGTCGTGCTCGTCACCGAGGGCCCCTCGAACCGCATCGCCGCGCTCGTGGGCAAGGAGGAGAAGGCCATGCGCCGCTTCCTGCCGGGCGTGCCCGTGACCGTGGTGGAGGCCGGCAACGGCCAGGGCCAGGTCCCGCTGCACGAGCTGCCGCGCACCCTGAAGTCCATGAAGAAGGCGCTCACCGCCCAGGAGGTGCAGGCCGTGGACAAGCGCGTGAACGCGCTCAACGTCAACCGCCTGCCCATCCCCAAGGGTGTGGACCCCATGAAGGCCCGCCCGAGCCGGCGCGCCATGCGCGGCCGCTGA
- the lipA gene encoding lipoyl synthase → MSLAPEGRRLLRVEARNAEVPVERKPEWIKAKVHMGPEYIGLKNKVKSSGLHTVCEEAGCPNIFECWEDREATFLIGGDICTRRCDFCDITSGKPRPLDMEEPQKVAENIREMDLRYATVTGVARDDQKDGAAWLYAETIRRIHALNPGTGVEILPPDFGAVPELVQQVFDARPEVFAHNLETVPRIFKRIRPAFTYEKSLKVLTMAKADGLVTKSNLILGMGEEDHEIDQALVDLHEAGCDIITITQYVRPSKLHHPIDRWVKPQEFVQWSQRAEEIGFQGVMAGPLVRSSYRAGKLYAQAMQRLGRTLPENLAHLAGEKTARQEASAVVAQMS, encoded by the coding sequence ATGAGCCTCGCCCCCGAAGGACGCCGCCTGCTGCGCGTGGAGGCGCGCAACGCCGAGGTGCCCGTCGAGCGCAAGCCCGAGTGGATCAAGGCCAAGGTCCACATGGGCCCCGAGTACATCGGCCTGAAGAACAAGGTCAAGTCCTCCGGCCTGCACACCGTGTGCGAGGAGGCCGGCTGCCCCAACATCTTCGAGTGCTGGGAGGACCGCGAGGCCACGTTCCTCATCGGCGGCGACATCTGCACCCGCCGGTGTGACTTCTGCGACATCACCTCCGGCAAGCCGCGTCCCCTGGACATGGAGGAGCCGCAGAAGGTTGCCGAGAACATCCGCGAGATGGACCTGCGGTACGCCACCGTCACGGGCGTCGCCCGCGACGACCAGAAGGACGGCGCGGCCTGGCTCTACGCGGAGACCATCCGCCGCATCCACGCGCTCAACCCCGGCACGGGCGTGGAGATCCTGCCCCCTGACTTCGGCGCGGTGCCGGAGCTCGTCCAGCAGGTGTTCGACGCGCGGCCCGAGGTGTTCGCGCACAACCTGGAGACGGTGCCGCGCATCTTCAAGCGCATCCGCCCGGCCTTCACGTACGAGAAGTCCCTCAAGGTGCTCACGATGGCCAAGGCCGACGGGCTCGTCACTAAGTCCAACCTCATCCTGGGCATGGGCGAGGAGGACCACGAGATCGACCAGGCCCTGGTGGACCTGCACGAGGCCGGCTGCGACATCATCACCATCACGCAGTACGTCCGGCCCTCGAAGCTGCACCACCCCATCGACCGCTGGGTGAAGCCGCAGGAGTTCGTCCAGTGGTCCCAGCGCGCCGAGGAGATCGGCTTCCAGGGCGTCATGGCGGGCCCGCTGGTGCGCTCGTCGTACCGCGCGGGCAAGCTCTACGCGCAGGCCATGCAGCGACTCGGCCGGACCCTGCCGGAGAACCTGGCGCACCTGGCCGGGGAGAAGACGGCCCGCCAGGAGGCCTCCGCCGTCGTCGCCCAGATGTCCTGA
- the lipB gene encoding lipoyl(octanoyl) transferase LipB: protein MPETLLPPLRVLGLAPDLVDYHAAWDAQRALHADVVAGRSDGEFLLLEHEAVYTAGRRTEDAERPTDGAPVVDVDRGGKITWHGPGQLVGYPVVRLRDRAHVKDYVWFLEELLIRTAAEFGVTAVRVDGRAGIWVLADRDDDGAARPDRKVGAIGLSIHDGVSMHGFALNCSNSLAPYEGIIACGITDAATTTLSVETGRTITPADVVPVLTRHLDELGPAYIAVTPTEGIPA, encoded by the coding sequence ATGCCCGAGACCCTTCTGCCGCCCCTGCGCGTGCTCGGCCTGGCGCCCGACCTGGTGGACTACCACGCCGCCTGGGACGCCCAACGCGCCCTGCACGCGGACGTCGTCGCCGGCCGCTCCGACGGCGAGTTCCTCCTCCTGGAGCACGAGGCCGTCTACACGGCCGGTCGCCGTACCGAGGACGCCGAGCGCCCCACGGACGGCGCCCCCGTCGTGGACGTGGACCGCGGCGGCAAGATCACGTGGCACGGGCCGGGCCAGCTGGTCGGCTACCCCGTGGTCCGGCTGCGCGACCGCGCCCACGTCAAGGACTACGTGTGGTTCCTCGAGGAGCTGCTGATCCGCACCGCCGCCGAGTTCGGCGTCACGGCCGTCCGCGTGGACGGGCGGGCGGGGATCTGGGTCCTCGCGGACCGGGACGACGACGGCGCGGCCCGCCCGGACCGCAAGGTCGGCGCCATCGGCCTGTCCATCCACGACGGCGTCTCGATGCACGGCTTCGCCCTGAACTGCTCCAACTCCCTGGCCCCCTACGAGGGGATCATCGCGTGCGGCATCACGGACGCCGCCACCACCACCCTGTCGGTCGAGACGGGCCGGACCATCACCCCGGCCGACGTCGTGCCCGTGCTCACCCGTCATCTGGACGAGCTCGGGCCCGCGTACATCGCCGTCACCCCCACGGAAGGAATCCCCGCATGA
- a CDS encoding serine/threonine-protein kinase produces the protein MRDWDEADDGAVGRVGGGPETEPERTSELGTAAPRAPGWAPVRLLGAGAQAEVWLVEDGRGVRAALKVPRAGAAPDALAAEAQAGRVAHPHLLRVLGVVETDRGLGVLTEHRAAGTLQDMVQRVGPLSPGQAVTVLVPIAQALACLHREGVVHGDVSPANVLFGVDGSPALADLGVARVVGGASGAGATPGFAAPEALAAVQGAGAEPEASPAVGAPSDVHAWAALGWYALTGRAPGAAGHRAPLPVLVPEASPELALLLDAALSPDPAARPSAEEAAAAVYATARPEPVPLGEAAPAEVAHLLPTVLPGSGPTRRRRRRAGPGRRALVGRRGAAPRRGVLLAAGLATALAVGGGTAGLWWPAAPGSAAEGAPAEGAPEPAGTEPTGTPVDAARPADGTPESGTPARATDTGAPGEDAAGADAVDVGEALAAVGQARTAALTDPEPARLDAYAVPGGPAWENDRDLLRRLTDEGFAFSGLEVTVEQAGPARRAGDDALRVDAVLRTSAHTVLDRAGRVAAHREATAEEVVLVLRSGHGEDPEARDGGAAGRTWRVETVDPR, from the coding sequence ATGCGGGACTGGGACGAGGCGGACGACGGCGCGGTGGGACGCGTCGGCGGCGGGCCGGAGACGGAACCGGAGAGGACGTCGGAGCTGGGCACGGCTGCGCCGCGCGCCCCGGGCTGGGCACCCGTCCGGCTGCTCGGCGCGGGCGCCCAGGCGGAGGTCTGGCTCGTCGAGGACGGCCGGGGCGTCCGGGCCGCCCTGAAGGTGCCCCGTGCCGGCGCGGCGCCGGACGCCTTGGCGGCGGAGGCGCAGGCCGGACGGGTCGCGCATCCCCATCTGCTGCGCGTGCTCGGCGTGGTGGAGACGGACCGGGGCCTCGGAGTCCTCACCGAGCACCGCGCGGCCGGCACGCTGCAGGACATGGTGCAGCGGGTCGGCCCCCTGAGCCCCGGGCAGGCCGTCACCGTGCTCGTCCCGATCGCGCAGGCACTCGCGTGCCTCCACCGCGAGGGGGTGGTGCATGGCGACGTGTCCCCGGCGAACGTCCTGTTCGGCGTCGACGGCAGCCCGGCCCTCGCCGACCTCGGCGTCGCCCGCGTGGTCGGCGGGGCGTCGGGGGCCGGGGCGACGCCGGGCTTCGCGGCCCCCGAGGCGCTCGCCGCGGTGCAGGGGGCCGGGGCGGAACCGGAGGCGTCGCCCGCGGTGGGAGCGCCGAGCGACGTCCACGCGTGGGCCGCCCTGGGCTGGTACGCGCTCACCGGTCGCGCGCCGGGGGCCGCCGGGCATCGGGCGCCGCTGCCCGTCCTGGTTCCCGAAGCATCCCCCGAGCTCGCGCTGCTGCTCGATGCGGCGCTCTCCCCGGACCCGGCGGCGCGGCCGAGCGCGGAGGAGGCCGCCGCCGCCGTGTATGCGACGGCCCGGCCCGAGCCGGTCCCGCTCGGAGAGGCCGCCCCCGCCGAGGTGGCGCACCTGCTGCCCACGGTGCTGCCGGGCTCCGGGCCCACGCGGCGACGCCGACGACGCGCGGGTCCGGGACGGCGCGCGCTCGTGGGACGACGTGGGGCGGCGCCACGCCGGGGCGTCCTCCTGGCCGCAGGGCTGGCCACCGCGCTGGCCGTGGGCGGTGGCACCGCCGGGCTGTGGTGGCCGGCGGCTCCGGGCTCGGCAGCGGAGGGGGCGCCGGCGGAGGGGGCGCCGGAGCCGGCGGGCACGGAGCCGACCGGCACCCCGGTGGACGCGGCGCGCCCGGCGGACGGGACGCCGGAGAGCGGGACGCCGGCGCGGGCGACGGACACGGGCGCCCCCGGCGAGGACGCCGCCGGGGCGGACGCCGTCGACGTGGGCGAGGCGCTGGCCGCGGTCGGCCAAGCCCGGACGGCCGCGCTCACCGACCCGGAGCCCGCGCGACTGGACGCCTACGCCGTGCCCGGGGGACCGGCGTGGGAGAACGACCGGGATCTGCTGCGCCGGCTGACGGACGAGGGCTTCGCCTTCTCCGGCCTCGAGGTGACGGTGGAGCAGGCCGGACCCGCCCGGCGGGCCGGGGACGACGCGCTGCGTGTCGACGCCGTGCTCCGGACGTCGGCCCACACCGTGCTGGACCGCGCGGGACGGGTGGCGGCGCATCGGGAGGCGACGGCCGAGGAGGTCGTGCTGGTCCTGCGCAGCGGCCACGGAGAGGACCCCGAGGCGCGCGACGGCGGCGCGGCGGGTCGGACGTGGCGGGTCGAGACCGTCGATCCGCGCTGA
- the sucB gene encoding 2-oxoglutarate dehydrogenase, E2 component, dihydrolipoamide succinyltransferase, with the protein MSETVNLPALGESVTEGTVTRWLKAVGDEVAVDEPLVEVSTDKVDTEIPSPVAGVLQEILAEEDETVEVGAPLATIGDGDGGGSSESDDDAQAEESEEPAAEEAQEDEEQQEPEGEPAPEERSSTQDSEEKSSGGASGGDASEVTLPALGESVTEGTVTRWLKAVGDEVEVDEPLLEVSTDKVDTEIPSPVAGTLLEIRAEEDETVEVGAVLALVGSGSAGGSSDSSDDSAPDEASAEEIEDKATEAETGEETEEAAQDAGEEKEEKAPEASASENASREESAEQEKAAAADAPEATSPGQGYVTPLVRRLAHQNDVDLSTVRGTGVGGRIRKQDVLAAALAQQAGSTESAPAQEQGSKEQAAAASSAPAVASSVDPSVRGEVEKAPRIRQVIAQRMRESLDLSTQLTQVHEVDVTRIVQLRKKAKASFQQQAGVNLTYLPFITKAVAEALKQHPKLNASFSEDNKEITYHASEDIAIAVDTEKGLLVPVIKDAGSLNLTGLAQKIADVAERTRTNKISPDELSGGTFSITNIGSVGALFDTPIINQPQVAILGTGAIVKRPMVVTDADGNDSIAIRHMMYLSLTYDHRLVDGADAGRFLTTLRQRLEGGEFANELGL; encoded by the coding sequence ATGTCCGAAACCGTGAACCTGCCCGCACTCGGTGAGTCCGTCACCGAGGGCACCGTGACCCGCTGGCTCAAGGCCGTCGGCGACGAGGTCGCCGTCGACGAGCCCCTGGTGGAGGTCTCCACCGACAAGGTGGACACCGAGATCCCCTCCCCGGTGGCCGGCGTGCTCCAGGAGATCCTGGCCGAGGAGGACGAGACCGTGGAGGTCGGCGCCCCGCTGGCGACCATCGGCGACGGCGACGGCGGCGGCTCCTCCGAGTCCGACGACGACGCGCAGGCCGAGGAGTCCGAGGAGCCCGCGGCCGAGGAGGCCCAGGAGGACGAGGAGCAGCAGGAGCCCGAGGGCGAGCCCGCCCCCGAGGAGCGCTCCTCCACGCAGGACTCCGAGGAGAAGTCCTCCGGCGGCGCGTCCGGCGGCGACGCCTCCGAGGTGACCCTGCCCGCGCTGGGCGAGTCCGTCACCGAGGGCACCGTCACCCGCTGGCTCAAGGCCGTGGGCGACGAGGTCGAGGTCGACGAGCCGCTGCTCGAGGTCTCCACCGACAAGGTCGACACCGAGATCCCCTCCCCCGTGGCCGGCACCCTGCTGGAGATCCGCGCCGAGGAGGACGAGACCGTCGAGGTCGGTGCCGTGCTCGCCCTGGTGGGCTCCGGTTCCGCCGGCGGCTCCTCGGACTCCTCCGACGACTCCGCCCCGGACGAGGCCTCCGCCGAGGAGATCGAGGACAAGGCCACCGAGGCCGAGACCGGCGAGGAGACCGAGGAGGCGGCCCAGGACGCCGGCGAGGAGAAGGAGGAGAAGGCCCCCGAGGCCTCCGCCTCCGAGAACGCATCCCGCGAGGAGTCCGCCGAGCAGGAGAAGGCCGCTGCGGCCGACGCTCCCGAGGCCACCTCGCCCGGCCAGGGCTACGTGACCCCGCTGGTGCGCCGCCTGGCCCACCAGAACGACGTGGACCTCTCCACGGTCCGCGGCACCGGCGTCGGCGGCCGCATCCGCAAGCAGGACGTGCTCGCCGCCGCGCTGGCCCAGCAGGCCGGCTCCACCGAGTCCGCCCCCGCGCAGGAGCAGGGCTCGAAGGAGCAGGCCGCCGCCGCGTCCTCGGCCCCGGCCGTCGCCTCCTCCGTGGACCCCTCGGTCCGCGGCGAGGTGGAGAAGGCGCCGCGCATCCGCCAGGTCATCGCCCAGCGCATGCGCGAGTCCCTCGACCTGTCCACCCAGCTGACCCAGGTGCACGAGGTGGACGTCACCCGCATCGTGCAGCTGCGCAAGAAGGCGAAGGCCTCCTTCCAGCAGCAGGCCGGCGTGAACCTGACGTACCTGCCGTTCATCACCAAGGCGGTCGCCGAGGCCCTCAAGCAGCACCCCAAGCTGAACGCGTCGTTCTCCGAGGACAACAAGGAGATCACTTACCACGCGTCCGAGGACATCGCGATCGCCGTGGACACGGAGAAGGGACTGCTGGTGCCCGTCATCAAGGACGCCGGCTCCCTGAACCTGACGGGCCTCGCCCAGAAGATCGCCGACGTGGCCGAGCGCACCCGCACGAACAAGATCTCGCCGGACGAGCTCTCGGGCGGCACGTTCTCGATCACGAACATCGGCTCCGTGGGCGCGCTGTTCGACACGCCGATCATCAACCAGCCGCAGGTCGCGATCCTGGGCACCGGTGCGATCGTGAAGCGTCCCATGGTGGTGACCGACGCGGACGGCAACGACTCGATCGCCATCCGCCACATGATGTACCTGTCCCTGACCTACGACCACCGCCTGGTGGACGGGGCCGACGCGGGCCGCTTCCTGACGACGCTGCGTCAGCGTCTCGAGGGCGGCGAGTTCGCCAACGAGCTGGGTCTCTGA
- the lpdA gene encoding dihydrolipoyl dehydrogenase gives MADSATAQEFDVLVLGGGSAGYAAALRSVQYGKSVALVEKSKLGGTCLHWGCIPTKAYLHAAEVADETRNSAKFGVNATLESVDMAKVRDYKDGIVAGKHKGLTGLLKMRKVQVIEGEGKLVSKNEVEVDGTRYKAENIVLASGSVAKTMGLPISKKIMTSTEALELDYTPKSAIVLGGGVIGSEFASLWNSFGVEVTIIEGLETLVPNEDPAIIKVLAREFKKKGIKTNLGTFFDKVEETDSGVKVTLADGKEFEAEVCLVAVGRGPNTEGLGYEEQGITMDRGFVITDERLHTGVGSIYAVGDIVPGLQLAHRGYQQGIFVAEEIAGNSPMVVEDINIPKVTFTEPEIMSVGYTQPKAEEKFGKDNVEVVEYNLAGNGKSSILGTGGIIKMVRQKNGPIVGVHGIGKRIGEQIGEAQLIVNWEAYPEDVAQFVHAHPTQNEALGEAAMALFGHPLHG, from the coding sequence GTGGCCGATTCGGCAACCGCTCAGGAATTCGACGTCCTCGTCCTCGGCGGTGGCTCCGCCGGGTACGCCGCAGCCCTGCGTTCCGTGCAATACGGCAAGTCCGTGGCCCTCGTGGAGAAGTCCAAGCTCGGCGGCACCTGCCTGCACTGGGGCTGCATCCCCACCAAGGCCTACCTCCACGCCGCCGAGGTGGCCGACGAGACCCGCAACTCCGCCAAGTTCGGCGTCAACGCGACCCTCGAGTCCGTGGACATGGCCAAGGTGCGCGACTACAAGGACGGCATCGTCGCCGGCAAGCACAAGGGCCTGACCGGCCTGCTGAAGATGCGCAAGGTCCAGGTCATCGAGGGCGAGGGCAAGCTCGTCTCGAAGAACGAGGTCGAGGTCGACGGCACCCGCTACAAGGCCGAGAACATCGTGCTCGCCTCCGGCTCCGTGGCCAAGACCATGGGCCTGCCGATCTCGAAGAAGATCATGACCTCCACCGAGGCCCTCGAGCTGGACTACACCCCGAAGTCGGCCATCGTGCTCGGCGGCGGCGTCATCGGCTCCGAGTTCGCCTCCCTGTGGAACTCCTTCGGCGTCGAGGTCACCATCATCGAGGGCCTGGAGACCCTGGTCCCCAACGAGGACCCGGCGATCATCAAGGTGCTCGCCCGCGAGTTCAAGAAGAAGGGCATCAAGACCAACCTGGGCACCTTCTTCGACAAGGTCGAGGAGACCGACTCGGGCGTTAAGGTGACCCTGGCGGACGGCAAGGAGTTCGAGGCCGAGGTCTGCCTCGTCGCCGTGGGCCGCGGCCCGAACACCGAGGGCCTCGGCTACGAGGAGCAGGGCATCACGATGGATCGCGGCTTCGTGATCACCGACGAGCGCCTGCACACCGGCGTTGGCAGCATCTACGCCGTGGGCGACATCGTCCCCGGCCTGCAGCTGGCCCACCGCGGCTACCAGCAGGGCATCTTCGTGGCCGAGGAGATCGCCGGGAACTCCCCGATGGTGGTCGAGGACATCAACATCCCCAAGGTCACCTTCACCGAGCCGGAGATCATGTCCGTGGGCTACACCCAGCCCAAGGCCGAGGAGAAGTTCGGCAAGGACAACGTCGAGGTCGTCGAGTACAACCTCGCCGGCAACGGCAAGTCCTCGATCCTGGGCACCGGCGGCATCATCAAGATGGTGCGCCAGAAGAACGGCCCGATCGTGGGCGTCCACGGCATCGGCAAGCGCATCGGCGAGCAGATCGGCGAGGCGCAGCTCATCGTGAACTGGGAGGCCTATCCGGAAGACGTCGCCCAGTTCGTGCACGCCCACCCGACGCAGAACGAGGCGCTCGGCGAGGCCGCGATGGCCCTGTTCGGCCACCCGCTGCACGGCTGA
- a CDS encoding leucyl aminopeptidase gives MITLDRPTLTARTLEDVSASALVVGVGTGPDGPVLLTDALDAPAASALEASFDLLGVRGAQDEVHRLPGLGGSPVPMLVLVGVGPLDDDGEVSDEALRRAAGAAVRSLAGTDAVALALPADTAQRLSAVAEGASMGAYAFTALKSEKAREEAEKSRPVRGLEFVTALGAEEAEAALRRAAVLGDAVCAVRDLVNTAPSHLYPGTFADAVAQDLSGSSVSVDVWDEERLTAEGFGGILAIGQGSSRPPRLVRIEHAPAEAKAHIALVGKGITFDTGGISLKPAASMMTMKSDMAGAATVFAVVRAAAALDVPVKVTGWLALAENMPSDTAIRPSDVVTMYGGKTVEIMNTDAEGRVVMADALVAATDERPDAVLDVATLTGAQMVALGTRYTGVMGDDALRTEVVEAADRVGELAWAMPIPENQRASLNSRVADISNMGDRFGGMMTAAAFLREFVDAGRTGEEDAPRTPWAHLDIAGPSFNESAAHGYTPQDATGVMVRTLMGLIEGRGR, from the coding sequence GTGATCACCCTGGACCGCCCGACCCTGACCGCCCGCACCCTGGAGGACGTGAGCGCCTCGGCCCTCGTGGTAGGGGTGGGGACCGGCCCGGACGGCCCCGTGCTGCTGACGGACGCCCTGGACGCCCCGGCCGCCTCCGCCCTCGAGGCCTCCTTCGACCTGCTCGGCGTGCGCGGCGCCCAGGACGAGGTGCACCGCCTGCCCGGCCTGGGCGGCTCGCCGGTGCCGATGCTCGTCCTCGTGGGCGTGGGCCCGCTCGACGACGACGGAGAGGTCTCGGACGAGGCCCTGCGCCGCGCGGCCGGCGCGGCCGTGCGCTCCCTGGCCGGCACGGACGCCGTCGCCCTGGCCCTGCCCGCCGACACCGCGCAGCGGCTCTCCGCCGTGGCCGAGGGCGCGTCGATGGGCGCCTACGCGTTCACCGCCCTGAAGTCCGAGAAGGCCCGTGAGGAGGCGGAGAAGTCCCGGCCGGTCCGCGGCCTCGAGTTCGTCACCGCCCTCGGCGCCGAGGAGGCCGAGGCGGCCCTGCGCCGGGCCGCCGTGCTGGGCGACGCCGTCTGCGCCGTGCGCGACCTCGTGAACACCGCCCCCTCCCACCTGTACCCCGGCACCTTCGCCGACGCCGTTGCGCAGGACCTCTCCGGCTCCTCCGTGAGCGTGGACGTCTGGGACGAGGAGCGCCTGACCGCCGAGGGCTTCGGCGGCATCCTGGCCATCGGCCAGGGCTCCTCCCGCCCGCCGCGCCTCGTGCGCATCGAGCACGCCCCGGCGGAGGCGAAGGCGCACATCGCCCTGGTGGGCAAGGGCATCACCTTCGACACCGGCGGCATCTCGCTGAAGCCGGCGGCCTCGATGATGACCATGAAGTCGGACATGGCCGGCGCGGCCACCGTGTTCGCCGTGGTCCGCGCCGCCGCCGCCCTCGACGTGCCGGTCAAGGTGACCGGCTGGCTGGCGCTGGCCGAGAACATGCCCTCGGACACCGCGATCCGCCCGTCCGACGTCGTCACCATGTATGGCGGCAAGACGGTGGAGATCATGAACACCGACGCCGAGGGCCGCGTGGTCATGGCCGACGCCCTCGTCGCCGCCACGGACGAGCGCCCGGACGCCGTGCTCGACGTCGCCACCCTCACCGGCGCGCAGATGGTCGCCCTGGGCACCCGCTACACCGGCGTGATGGGCGACGACGCCCTGCGCACCGAGGTCGTCGAGGCCGCCGACCGCGTGGGCGAGCTGGCCTGGGCCATGCCCATCCCGGAGAACCAGCGCGCGTCCCTGAACTCCCGGGTCGCAGACATCTCCAACATGGGCGACCGCTTCGGCGGCATGATGACCGCCGCGGCCTTCCTCCGTGAGTTCGTCGACGCCGGCCGCACCGGCGAGGAGGACGCCCCCCGCACCCCGTGGGCCCACCTCGACATCGCCGGCCCGTCCTTCAACGAGTCGGCCGCCCACGGCTACACCCCGCAGGACGCGACCGGCGTGATGGTGCGGACCCTGATGGGTCTCATCGAGGGGCGCGGCCGGTAA
- a CDS encoding PAC2 family protein — MQDAAPIYTRHDAEAVPPGLALLVTLTGHMDAGRVSRQVRTALREHLEHRTVASFDVDSMFDYRARRPRMRFDRDRYRDLRLPTLEVQLVEDLIGHPFLLLAGPEPDFRWQAVVEAVLGLAEEWQVDSLTFLDAAPLPVPHTRRIGVTTHGTRAEAVEGLSTWSPEAEIVSGLLQMLELRADEAGIPTAGYTVHVPHYVAEASFPQAAVAALEYAGAAMGLMLPSDDLRDASREIEAELERQVSGSEEVQQMIAGLERNFDQNAEDQERSLLETEEGLPDGDELASAVEAYLAGRAGPDGSAPAQEDGPPRPSTDDER, encoded by the coding sequence GTGCAGGACGCCGCTCCGATCTACACGCGACACGACGCCGAGGCCGTGCCGCCGGGGCTCGCCCTGCTCGTCACCCTCACCGGGCACATGGACGCGGGCCGCGTCAGCCGCCAGGTGCGCACCGCCCTGCGCGAGCACCTGGAGCACCGCACCGTGGCCTCCTTCGACGTGGACTCCATGTTCGACTACCGCGCCCGCCGCCCCCGCATGCGCTTCGACCGGGACCGCTACCGTGACCTGCGGCTGCCCACCCTGGAGGTGCAGCTCGTGGAGGACCTGATCGGCCACCCGTTCCTGCTCCTGGCCGGGCCCGAGCCCGACTTCCGCTGGCAGGCCGTCGTCGAGGCCGTGTTGGGCCTCGCCGAGGAGTGGCAGGTGGACTCCCTGACCTTCCTCGACGCCGCGCCGCTGCCCGTGCCCCACACCCGGCGGATCGGCGTGACCACGCACGGCACCCGGGCCGAGGCCGTCGAGGGCCTGTCCACGTGGAGCCCGGAGGCGGAGATCGTCTCGGGGCTGCTCCAGATGCTCGAGCTGCGCGCGGACGAGGCCGGGATCCCGACGGCCGGCTACACGGTGCACGTGCCGCACTACGTGGCCGAGGCGTCCTTCCCGCAGGCCGCGGTCGCCGCCCTCGAGTACGCCGGCGCGGCCATGGGGCTCATGCTGCCCTCGGACGACCTGCGGGACGCCTCCCGCGAGATCGAGGCCGAGCTGGAGCGGCAGGTCTCCGGCTCGGAGGAGGTCCAGCAGATGATCGCCGGGCTGGAGCGCAACTTCGACCAGAACGCCGAGGACCAGGAGCGCTCCCTCCTGGAGACGGAGGAGGGCCTGCCCGACGGCGACGAGCTCGCCTCCGCCGTGGAGGCGTACCTCGCCGGCCGGGCCGGCCCGGACGGGTCCGCTCCTGCACAGGAGGACGGACCGCCCCGCCCGTCCACCGACGACGAGCGCTGA